One genomic segment of Chitinophaga parva includes these proteins:
- a CDS encoding C45 family autoproteolytic acyltransferase/hydolase, producing the protein MKKKRSIGAKILRVLLFILGGFLALLLMLVIYVVSVARMDPPEIADESALKEQRTALDSSAYVLRNNWFRKSKTGLYEMYVEGKPFDRGVAYGKLTSELVKRQEDHFSEQINRMIPSPFYLRFLKYFVGWFNRDLDKHVPEEYKEEIYGISFEASSHYGYIGTNYERLMNYHAAHDIGHALQSMALVGCTSFATWNSRSADSSLIVGRNFDFYVGDKFAEDKIVAFYKPSEGHKFMIVTWAGFVGCVSGMNDQGLTVTINADKTSIPSGSATPVSLVAREILQYAGNIKEAWAIAQRRKMFVSESFLIGSAADNKAVIIEKTPESMDLYEPDSKADFITCTNHFQGDTLKKLASNKEQEARSASVYRYNRLMELLQEKGPNTVQKSVDILRDRFGMHNADIGVGNEKAINQFIAHHSIVFEPKQLKVWVSTQPWQLGQYAAYDLHTIFDMHGLQTDHEVYDSAASIGPDPFLQTDTFRLFQRYRAIRADIQNGKDIDVQELIHSNPTYYHTYVLAGDYAFKHKAFAAAKGYYEHALTLVIATKNEEDHIRAQLQKIEKQNK; encoded by the coding sequence ATGAAAAAGAAGAGAAGTATAGGGGCTAAGATCCTGCGCGTACTGCTGTTTATCCTGGGAGGCTTCCTGGCTTTGCTGTTGATGCTCGTCATTTACGTGGTGTCTGTGGCCCGCATGGACCCGCCCGAAATAGCCGACGAATCTGCGTTGAAGGAACAACGTACAGCACTGGACAGTTCCGCTTATGTGCTGCGCAATAACTGGTTCCGGAAGAGCAAAACCGGCCTGTATGAAATGTACGTGGAGGGCAAGCCGTTTGACCGCGGGGTGGCGTATGGCAAGCTGACTTCCGAGCTGGTAAAGCGCCAGGAGGACCACTTCTCCGAGCAGATCAACCGCATGATCCCTTCTCCTTTCTACCTGCGCTTCCTGAAATATTTTGTTGGCTGGTTTAACCGTGACCTGGACAAGCATGTGCCGGAAGAATACAAGGAAGAGATCTACGGTATTTCGTTTGAAGCATCCTCCCACTACGGCTATATTGGCACTAACTATGAACGCCTCATGAACTACCATGCGGCGCATGACATCGGCCACGCCCTGCAAAGCATGGCGCTGGTGGGTTGCACCTCCTTTGCCACCTGGAACAGCCGTTCCGCCGACAGTAGCCTGATCGTGGGCCGCAACTTTGATTTTTACGTGGGTGATAAATTTGCCGAAGATAAAATAGTAGCCTTTTATAAACCAAGCGAAGGGCACAAGTTCATGATCGTGACCTGGGCAGGCTTTGTGGGCTGCGTGTCCGGCATGAACGACCAGGGCCTTACAGTGACCATCAATGCGGATAAGACCAGCATCCCTTCGGGATCTGCCACCCCCGTGTCTTTGGTGGCCCGGGAGATCCTGCAGTACGCCGGCAATATTAAAGAAGCGTGGGCCATTGCACAGCGCCGCAAGATGTTCGTGTCAGAGTCCTTCCTCATCGGCTCCGCAGCAGATAACAAAGCCGTGATAATTGAAAAAACGCCGGAGAGCATGGACCTGTATGAACCGGACAGCAAGGCAGATTTTATCACCTGCACCAATCACTTCCAGGGCGATACCCTGAAGAAACTGGCCTCCAACAAAGAGCAGGAAGCCCGCAGTGCGTCTGTATACCGATACAACCGCCTGATGGAGCTGCTGCAGGAAAAAGGCCCCAACACTGTACAAAAATCAGTAGACATACTCCGCGACCGTTTTGGTATGCACAATGCAGACATTGGCGTGGGCAATGAAAAGGCCATCAACCAGTTTATCGCGCACCACTCCATCGTATTTGAACCGAAGCAACTGAAGGTATGGGTATCCACCCAGCCCTGGCAGCTGGGCCAGTACGCGGCGTATGACCTGCATACCATCTTTGACATGCACGGCCTGCAAACAGACCACGAGGTGTATGACAGTGCGGCCAGCATAGGCCCGGACCCTTTCCTGCAAACAGATACTTTCCGCCTGTTCCAGCGCTACCGTGCCATCAGGGCAGACATCCAGAATGGGAAGGATATTGATGTGCAGGAACTGATCCACAGTAACCCTACCTACTATCACACCTATGTGCTGGCGGGTGATTATGCATTTAAGCATAAAGCGTTTGCTGCTGCAAAGGGTTATTACGAGCATGCGTTAACGTTAGTGATCGCCACAAAGAACGAGGAAGACCACATCCGCGCGCAGCTGCAAAAAATTGAAAAGCAGAACAAATGA
- the acpS gene encoding holo-ACP synthase, whose translation MIKGIGTDIVEVARIRLKITQGRGFRELVFSPLEIEYCEKQAQPAESYAARFAAKEALLKALGTGWGQSGLQFYEIEVRNDAAGRPTLHLLGTSATAYADHVLHISLSHTATMATAVVLVEVP comes from the coding sequence ATGATCAAAGGCATCGGCACTGATATCGTGGAGGTGGCGCGCATCCGGCTGAAGATAACGCAGGGGCGGGGCTTCCGCGAGTTGGTGTTCTCTCCTTTGGAAATTGAATATTGTGAAAAACAGGCCCAGCCTGCGGAAAGTTATGCCGCCCGTTTTGCCGCCAAGGAAGCCCTGTTAAAGGCACTGGGCACCGGCTGGGGGCAAAGCGGCCTGCAGTTTTACGAAATAGAGGTGCGCAACGATGCAGCAGGCCGCCCTACCCTCCACCTGCTGGGGACCAGTGCCACAGCCTATGCAGATCACGTGTTGCACATCAGCCTCTCGCACACCGCTACCATGGCCACTGCGGTGGTGCTGGTGGAAGTTCCATAA
- a CDS encoding phenylacetate--CoA ligase family protein produces MYIPDIELQPAAAIRQFQEREVLRQIGYLAQFSPFYKSWFARHNIVPGSMQSLEDLTKIPPVTKDELQERNWEFLCVDKRKIAEYTTTSGTMGRPVVMALTDRDLQRLAYNEYISFCCADGTDKDVYQLMLTLDRQFMAGMAYYTGIRKLGAGVLRVGPGVPSMQWENIQRIQPTTIVAVPSFIIKLLAYAQEHGMDVNASSVKKAICIGENIRNQDFTYNVLGKKITDTWNIQLYSTYASTEMQAAFTECKAGVGGHHHPELLYVELLDEHDQPVAPGQDGEVTITTLGVEGMPLLRYKTGDICRYENTPCTCGRHTLRLSPVIGRKKQMLKYKGTTLYPPALFDLLADMQEVKEFIVEVFSNDLGTDDITLHLAVVTESEDTDRRIRSYLQGKLRVIPEIQYHPMSEIMKRQFPEGSRKPVKFVDNRK; encoded by the coding sequence ATGTACATCCCGGATATAGAATTACAGCCCGCTGCCGCTATCCGGCAGTTCCAGGAAAGGGAAGTGCTGCGCCAGATCGGTTACCTGGCGCAGTTTTCGCCGTTTTACAAATCCTGGTTTGCCCGGCATAACATAGTGCCCGGTAGTATGCAGTCGCTGGAAGACCTGACCAAAATTCCCCCGGTGACCAAAGACGAACTGCAGGAGCGCAACTGGGAATTCCTGTGCGTGGATAAGCGCAAGATCGCAGAGTATACTACCACCTCCGGCACCATGGGCCGCCCCGTGGTGATGGCGCTTACAGACCGTGACCTGCAACGCCTGGCTTACAACGAATATATTTCCTTCTGCTGCGCAGACGGCACGGATAAAGATGTGTACCAGCTCATGCTCACACTGGACCGCCAGTTTATGGCCGGCATGGCGTATTACACGGGCATCCGCAAGCTGGGCGCCGGTGTGCTGAGAGTAGGGCCGGGCGTGCCTTCCATGCAATGGGAAAATATACAGCGCATACAACCTACTACCATCGTTGCGGTGCCTTCGTTTATTATAAAATTGCTGGCGTATGCGCAGGAGCATGGCATGGATGTAAATGCCAGTTCTGTAAAGAAAGCCATTTGCATAGGAGAGAATATCCGCAACCAGGATTTCACGTACAATGTGCTGGGTAAAAAGATCACCGATACCTGGAATATACAATTGTATTCCACTTATGCCTCCACGGAAATGCAGGCGGCCTTCACCGAGTGCAAAGCCGGTGTGGGCGGGCATCACCACCCGGAACTGCTTTACGTGGAATTGCTGGACGAGCACGACCAGCCCGTGGCACCGGGGCAGGATGGGGAAGTGACCATCACTACGCTGGGCGTGGAAGGCATGCCCCTGCTGCGTTACAAGACAGGCGATATATGCCGCTATGAAAATACGCCCTGCACCTGCGGACGCCATACGCTGCGCCTCTCGCCGGTGATAGGCCGTAAGAAGCAAATGCTGAAATACAAGGGCACTACGCTATACCCGCCGGCGCTTTTTGACCTGCTGGCAGATATGCAGGAGGTGAAAGAGTTTATCGTGGAAGTATTTTCCAACGACCTGGGCACGGATGATATCACCCTGCACCTGGCGGTGGTTACGGAGAGTGAGGATACGGACCGCCGCATCCGCTCTTACCTGCAGGGCAAGCTGCGTGTGATCCCGGAGATCCAGTATCATCCCATGTCGGAGATCATGAAGCGGCAGTTTCCCGAAGGGAGCCGGAAGCCGGTGAAATTTGTGGATAACCGGAAATAG
- a CDS encoding LacI family DNA-binding transcriptional regulator: MKGISIKDIAKQAGVSPTTVSFVLNGKGKEKRISETVIKKISKIAAKLKYKPNQLARGLRTGKTKTIGLIVEDIANPFFSTLAKVVEDEADKSGYKVLYSSTEDNLAKAQGLLEVLKYRQVDGYIITPTKGLEKDIETLQETGKPIILIDRYFPNVATNYVVLDNYQGGFDAATHLVQQGYKHIGIVTTTSSLVQMRDRFNGFEAGLKSLNVPLQKQHIKRMPFDQQRPAFIAEMKKFLQSVPALDAIFFATNYLGIYGIEAIRSLGLQLGRDMGMISFDDHDIFRLNTPSISCVAQPIEEMGAHIVKVLMDEIQNPTEERHHVVLGPSLMIRESTEKH, encoded by the coding sequence ATGAAGGGAATCTCAATCAAAGATATAGCAAAGCAGGCAGGCGTATCGCCTACCACCGTATCTTTTGTACTCAATGGCAAGGGCAAGGAAAAGCGTATCAGCGAAACGGTGATCAAAAAGATCAGCAAGATCGCTGCTAAGCTGAAGTACAAACCCAACCAGCTGGCCCGGGGGCTGCGCACCGGCAAGACCAAGACCATTGGCCTCATCGTGGAGGATATTGCCAACCCTTTCTTCAGCACCCTGGCAAAAGTGGTGGAAGACGAGGCGGACAAATCCGGCTACAAGGTGTTGTACAGCAGTACGGAAGACAACCTGGCCAAGGCGCAGGGGCTCCTGGAGGTATTGAAATACCGCCAGGTGGATGGCTATATCATTACCCCCACCAAGGGCCTGGAAAAAGATATTGAAACCCTGCAGGAAACCGGCAAGCCCATTATCCTCATAGACCGTTACTTCCCCAATGTAGCCACTAACTATGTGGTGCTGGATAACTACCAGGGCGGCTTTGATGCAGCTACCCACCTGGTGCAGCAGGGGTATAAACACATTGGCATTGTAACCACCACGTCCAGCCTGGTGCAGATGCGCGACCGTTTTAACGGTTTTGAAGCCGGCCTTAAATCACTGAATGTGCCGTTGCAGAAGCAACATATTAAGCGCATGCCCTTTGACCAGCAGCGGCCTGCCTTCATTGCAGAAATGAAGAAGTTCCTGCAATCTGTTCCAGCGCTGGATGCCATCTTTTTTGCTACGAACTACCTGGGTATTTACGGTATTGAAGCCATCCGCTCCCTGGGCCTGCAATTGGGCAGGGACATGGGTATGATCAGCTTTGACGACCACGATATTTTCCGGTTAAATACGCCTTCTATCAGTTGCGTGGCGCAGCCCATCGAAGAAATGGGGGCACATATTGTAAAGGTGCTGATGGATGAGATCCAAAACCCTACAGAAGAGCGGCACCACGTGGTGCTGGGGCCTTCGCTGATGATCAGGGAGAGCACAGAGAAACATTAG
- a CDS encoding AraC family transcriptional regulator encodes MKPILIKVGAFADNQITIVERADAYFNTPFHFHPECELVYVTESHGKRIVGDSIESFDVGDMVFLGPNIPHVWYNEESYYQQDDSLRARSVVIYFPRDIFGDKFYALPETRAMTELFHRAQRGMKITGATHALLKQEILALPRKEGLDRIISLLNILKILSETRDYYFLASTGYSHAYNAKDNHKIDEVFKYVMNNFSREISLQDVASITNLSPQSFCRFFKNRTKKSFVQFLNEVRIGHACKRLTEEDWSIAEIAYSCGFKNLSNFNRFFKEIVGKTPKEYKQELRLKEA; translated from the coding sequence ATGAAACCCATACTGATCAAAGTGGGGGCTTTTGCCGATAACCAGATTACAATTGTGGAACGCGCAGACGCCTATTTTAACACGCCGTTCCATTTCCACCCGGAGTGTGAACTTGTTTACGTGACCGAAAGTCACGGCAAGCGTATCGTGGGCGACAGCATTGAAAGTTTCGATGTAGGCGACATGGTGTTCCTGGGGCCCAATATCCCGCACGTGTGGTACAACGAGGAAAGTTATTACCAGCAGGATGACAGCCTGCGGGCCCGCTCCGTGGTGATCTATTTTCCCCGTGATATTTTTGGGGATAAGTTTTACGCCCTGCCGGAAACCCGCGCCATGACGGAGCTTTTCCATCGCGCGCAGCGCGGCATGAAGATTACCGGCGCCACCCATGCACTGTTGAAACAGGAAATACTGGCCCTGCCCAGGAAAGAGGGGCTGGACCGCATTATCTCCCTGCTGAACATCCTGAAGATCCTCTCGGAAACCCGGGATTACTACTTCCTGGCCAGCACGGGCTATTCCCACGCTTACAATGCCAAGGACAACCACAAGATAGACGAGGTATTTAAATATGTGATGAATAATTTCTCCCGCGAGATCTCCCTGCAGGACGTAGCCAGCATTACCAATCTTTCCCCCCAGTCGTTCTGCCGCTTCTTTAAAAACCGCACCAAGAAATCCTTTGTGCAGTTTCTCAACGAGGTGCGCATAGGCCACGCCTGCAAGCGCCTTACCGAAGAAGACTGGAGCATTGCCGAAATTGCCTACAGCTGCGGGTTTAAGAACCTCTCCAATTTTAACCGCTTCTTCAAGGAGATCGTGGGCAAAACCCCCAAGGAGTACAAACAGGAGCTGCGCCTTAAAGAAGCATAG
- a CDS encoding RNA polymerase sigma-70 factor → MYQQYDDRHLLTLLRQHQVPAFNAIYDRYSQPLFLFICSKTDTGDAARDILQDIFTYLWENRTSIEVSTQLRAYLYQCARHKIIDLYRREDRYRRYLQQLVEHFDTQPHLISDRLEHKEKAQRVLEGINHLPERMKEAFMLSRFEHRSIEEIAARMALSQQTVKNQISKALKILRDRYAQTDLLLWLLLLHFMQR, encoded by the coding sequence ATGTACCAGCAATACGACGACCGGCATTTACTAACATTGCTGCGCCAGCACCAGGTGCCAGCCTTTAACGCCATCTACGACCGATACAGCCAGCCGCTGTTCCTCTTCATCTGCAGTAAAACCGACACCGGTGACGCAGCCCGCGACATCCTGCAGGATATTTTCACCTACCTCTGGGAAAACCGTACCAGCATTGAAGTTTCCACGCAGCTAAGGGCCTATCTGTACCAGTGCGCCCGGCACAAGATCATAGACCTGTACCGGCGCGAAGACCGCTACCGCCGTTACCTGCAGCAGCTGGTAGAGCACTTTGATACCCAGCCCCACCTTATTTCCGACCGCCTGGAACATAAAGAAAAAGCACAGCGTGTGCTGGAAGGCATTAACCACCTGCCGGAGCGCATGAAGGAGGCGTTTATGCTAAGCCGCTTTGAGCACCGCAGTATAGAGGAAATAGCAGCACGGATGGCCCTTTCCCAGCAAACGGTGAAGAACCAGATCAGCAAAGCACTGAAAATATTGCGGGACCGCTACGCGCAAACAGACCTGCTACTCTGGCTGCTGCTGTTGCACTTTATGCAACGGTAA
- a CDS encoding FecR family protein, giving the protein MDTEQIKALLARYQDGACTPAETQVVEQWFDNINSRRTHVIDEATLHAQLEEVKMQLQYVLPEAEPRNRKTLLISLGSIAACLLLGLLIFYSTGARKPAVVAASVSTRVELPAHSSRVVDHGFMIITTGRGSTEQVALADGSTVTVNASSRLRYPLQFPKDKRQVYLDEGEAYFKVATDPSRAFSVVSGKLTTTALGTAFNIRNYGGEQRITISLLSGKVKVEGTSFRHDASIVLLPSERLDYDCKAIAAQKNSFAKEEEIIGWKQGFLIFKDASFPQVQTEIENRYGVTIVNESHQQAWEYTGFFKDESLQEVVETICLTKNITYRISNDTVYFRD; this is encoded by the coding sequence GTGGATACGGAACAGATCAAAGCACTATTGGCGCGCTACCAGGACGGGGCCTGCACACCGGCGGAAACGCAGGTGGTGGAACAATGGTTCGATAATATTAACAGCCGCCGTACCCATGTGATCGATGAAGCAACCCTGCACGCGCAACTGGAAGAGGTAAAAATGCAGCTGCAATACGTGCTGCCGGAAGCGGAGCCCCGTAACCGCAAAACACTGCTCATTTCCCTTGGCAGTATAGCCGCCTGCCTGCTGCTGGGCCTTCTTATATTTTACAGCACCGGAGCCCGCAAACCGGCAGTGGTAGCGGCTTCCGTATCTACGCGGGTAGAGCTGCCGGCACACAGCAGCCGCGTGGTGGACCATGGTTTTATGATCATCACCACCGGCAGGGGCAGCACCGAACAGGTAGCACTGGCAGACGGCAGTACAGTAACAGTGAATGCATCCAGCCGCCTGCGCTATCCCCTGCAGTTTCCCAAAGACAAAAGACAGGTGTACCTCGATGAAGGAGAAGCTTATTTTAAAGTGGCTACAGATCCTTCCCGCGCTTTCAGCGTAGTATCCGGCAAGCTGACCACCACGGCGCTGGGCACTGCTTTCAACATCCGCAACTACGGCGGAGAGCAGCGCATCACCATCTCCCTGCTGAGCGGCAAAGTGAAAGTGGAAGGCACCTCCTTCCGGCACGATGCCTCCATTGTACTCCTGCCCAGTGAACGGCTGGACTATGACTGCAAAGCCATCGCGGCGCAGAAAAATTCTTTTGCAAAAGAAGAAGAGATCATAGGGTGGAAGCAGGGCTTCCTCATTTTTAAAGACGCCAGTTTTCCCCAGGTGCAAACCGAGATTGAGAACCGCTACGGGGTAACCATTGTAAATGAAAGCCACCAGCAGGCATGGGAATACACGGGTTTCTTTAAAGATGAAAGCCTGCAGGAAGTGGTAGAGACCATCTGTCTTACCAAGAACATCACCTACCGGATCAGCAACGACACGGTATATTTCCGGGATTAA